Proteins encoded by one window of Candidatus Ozemobacteraceae bacterium:
- a CDS encoding YbjQ family protein — protein sequence MLITTTDNIDGHVIEQYLGLVTGEAVFGVGTLANIAAGFKDLVGRRVESFEKELESVKNVALVEMIKEGKTLAAHAIVGVDVDYHEFMGKYVMVVCNGTAVRLKGFKEKELPDNFMMPITDDSPHPDLPNPEE from the coding sequence ATGCTCATCACAACGACCGACAACATCGACGGACACGTCATCGAACAATATCTCGGCCTCGTCACCGGCGAAGCCGTTTTCGGCGTCGGCACGCTGGCCAACATCGCGGCAGGTTTCAAGGATCTGGTGGGAAGACGGGTGGAGAGTTTTGAAAAGGAACTCGAGTCCGTCAAAAACGTCGCCCTTGTCGAAATGATCAAGGAGGGCAAGACCCTCGCCGCGCACGCGATCGTCGGCGTCGATGTCGATTACCACGAGTTCATGGGCAAGTATGTGATGGTCGTCTGCAACGGCACGGCCGTGCGTCTGAAGGGCTTCAAGGAAAAGGAACTGCCCGATAACTTCATGATGCCCATCACCGACGATTCGCCCCACCCCGATCTCCCCAACCCCGAAGAGTAA
- a CDS encoding CD1871A family CXXC motif-containing protein → MSEQRSPREAGRGALRGYAWLVFAGGGAVLLALGVMLGEPAKIFEKATAICLQCIGIG, encoded by the coding sequence ATGTCTGAACAACGATCGCCCCGGGAAGCGGGGCGCGGAGCTTTGAGGGGCTATGCCTGGCTCGTCTTCGCCGGCGGGGGCGCCGTTCTTCTCGCTCTGGGCGTCATGCTCGGCGAGCCCGCGAAAATCTTCGAGAAGGCCACTGCGATTTGCCTGCAGTGCATCGGCATCGGATGA
- a CDS encoding 4Fe-4S binding protein, translating to MSERRTMVQAVSTVLTNGYLRGFVTGNIYTGPLKHVCVPTLNCYSCPGALFACPVGAAQVVLAGGGGFDPTAPHTIWTKLSGILSGAPMFVVGFLTLLAAFVGRASCGWACPFGWLQDLAHRIPVPFKKRNAGPGFLRYGKYLVLLVMVVLMPLFVVDRFGFSEPYFCKLLCPAGTLEGGLILPLLQPDLRGMLGRLFAWKTFVLVVFLGLMTVFRRPFCNWACPLGAWLGPFNRVSLYRLELDEDRCIHCGMCAKVCPAGLDAERELDTADCVRCLECVKTCPKLAISTMGPGLAGKSPCDQIRSHG from the coding sequence ATGAGCGAGCGACGAACGATGGTCCAGGCGGTTTCCACCGTCCTGACGAACGGCTACCTCAGGGGCTTCGTCACCGGGAACATCTATACCGGGCCGTTGAAGCACGTCTGCGTGCCCACCCTGAATTGCTACAGCTGCCCGGGAGCGTTGTTCGCGTGCCCGGTCGGCGCCGCCCAGGTCGTGCTGGCCGGAGGCGGCGGCTTCGACCCGACTGCGCCGCACACCATCTGGACGAAACTTTCGGGCATCCTGTCAGGCGCGCCGATGTTCGTTGTCGGGTTCCTGACACTGCTGGCAGCGTTCGTCGGGCGGGCTTCCTGCGGCTGGGCCTGCCCCTTCGGCTGGCTGCAGGACCTGGCGCATCGCATCCCCGTTCCCTTCAAAAAGCGGAACGCCGGCCCGGGATTCCTCCGATACGGAAAATACCTGGTTCTTCTCGTGATGGTCGTGCTGATGCCGTTGTTCGTCGTCGACCGGTTCGGATTCAGCGAACCGTATTTCTGCAAGCTCCTTTGCCCGGCAGGCACGCTGGAGGGCGGATTGATCCTGCCGCTTCTCCAGCCGGATCTCCGCGGCATGCTCGGCCGGCTCTTCGCCTGGAAGACGTTCGTCCTGGTCGTGTTTCTCGGCCTGATGACCGTCTTCCGACGGCCGTTCTGCAACTGGGCCTGCCCGCTCGGGGCCTGGCTCGGGCCGTTCAACCGCGTCAGCCTGTACCGGCTCGAACTCGACGAGGATCGATGTATTCACTGCGGCATGTGCGCGAAGGTCTGCCCCGCCGGTCTCGATGCCGAACGGGAACTCGATACGGCCGACTGCGTCCGATGCCTCGAATGCGTGAAAACGTGTCCGAAACTGGCGATCTCGACCATGGGCCCGGGCCTTGCCGGAAAATCCCCGTGTGATCAGATCCGTTCGCATGGGTGA
- a CDS encoding TlpA disulfide reductase family protein: MKRILSLLVLIIALAVPGFAADSGPAPDFTLKGLDGKDLTLSSLKGKVVIIDFWATWCPPCREEIPGFIELYKKYKDQGLEIIGVSVDKDENKLKKFVSDNGVNYPIVTFTKEVTEAYGGIQSIPTTFILDHQLNIVGKHVGFVETAAFEKEIEPLLKAAAPAPVAAEPVAAPATDVEPIAPTDVIAVPEAPADAGQETPAPSETPAPAAEPTPAP; this comes from the coding sequence ATGAAACGAATTCTCTCGCTGCTCGTTCTCATCATTGCCCTCGCCGTCCCGGGATTCGCGGCTGATTCCGGCCCGGCTCCCGATTTCACCCTCAAGGGCCTCGACGGGAAGGACCTGACCCTCTCCTCGCTCAAGGGAAAAGTCGTCATCATCGACTTCTGGGCCACCTGGTGCCCGCCCTGCCGCGAAGAGATCCCCGGATTCATAGAACTGTACAAGAAATACAAGGACCAGGGCCTCGAAATCATCGGCGTCAGCGTCGACAAGGACGAGAACAAACTCAAGAAGTTCGTCTCCGATAACGGCGTGAATTATCCCATCGTCACCTTCACGAAGGAAGTGACGGAAGCCTACGGCGGCATCCAGTCGATTCCGACGACGTTCATTCTCGATCATCAGTTGAACATCGTGGGCAAGCACGTCGGCTTCGTCGAGACCGCGGCGTTCGAAAAGGAGATCGAGCCTCTGCTGAAGGCTGCCGCTCCCGCTCCGGTCGCGGCCGAGCCTGTTGCCGCCCCGGCGACCGATGTCGAGCCGATCGCGCCGACGGACGTGATTGCGGTGCCCGAAGCTCCTGCCGACGCCGGTCAGGAAACGCCTGCCCCGTCAGAGACCCCCGCGCCCGCGGCCGAACCCACCCCTGCGCCCTGA
- a CDS encoding class I SAM-dependent methyltransferase, protein MPGIDLKELQALYARGVNIIEHLERQGVDRHTAVEMSYDLQAGSYIEIIRTTHAEYSEKYTTEIASLIDGLGVGVASLLEAGVGEATTLANVVKRLKKRPPHVSGFDISWSRIKYAYKYYSSVAGGSASFFLGDLFRIPYADDSIDVVYTSHSIEPNGGREAEALAELFRVARKYLVLFEPSYEMATDEGKARIERLGFIRGLPEAAKKLGYYIKEYRSASVSARPSNPTAILVIEKNASAVSGPAPEFVCPVGKGPLAKIPGGYWSESSLLLYPELDGVACLTPRHGIVATHYADFHDHRPT, encoded by the coding sequence ATGCCCGGAATCGATCTGAAAGAGCTGCAGGCCCTGTATGCCCGGGGAGTGAACATCATCGAACACCTCGAACGGCAGGGGGTCGACCGTCATACGGCCGTCGAAATGAGCTACGATCTCCAGGCCGGCTCATACATCGAGATCATCCGGACCACCCATGCGGAGTATAGTGAAAAATATACGACTGAGATCGCCTCCCTCATCGACGGCCTTGGTGTCGGCGTCGCGTCTCTGCTCGAGGCCGGGGTGGGAGAGGCGACGACCCTCGCGAACGTCGTGAAGCGATTGAAAAAACGGCCCCCGCACGTCTCCGGCTTCGACATCTCCTGGTCGCGAATCAAATATGCATATAAATATTATTCATCCGTCGCGGGCGGGTCGGCGAGTTTCTTTCTCGGCGACCTCTTCCGGATTCCGTATGCCGACGATTCGATCGATGTCGTCTACACATCGCACTCCATCGAACCGAACGGCGGCCGTGAGGCGGAGGCCCTGGCGGAGTTGTTCCGCGTGGCGAGGAAATACCTCGTCCTGTTCGAGCCGTCCTACGAGATGGCGACCGACGAGGGAAAGGCGCGCATCGAGCGCCTGGGATTCATCAGGGGGCTGCCCGAGGCGGCGAAAAAGCTTGGATATTATATCAAAGAATACAGATCCGCGTCCGTCTCGGCACGGCCGTCGAACCCGACGGCGATCCTGGTGATCGAAAAAAACGCCTCGGCCGTTTCCGGCCCCGCGCCCGAGTTCGTGTGCCCGGTGGGAAAGGGGCCACTGGCGAAAATTCCGGGCGGCTACTGGTCCGAATCATCTCTCCTGCTGTATCCCGAGTTGGACGGCGTGGCATGCCTGACCCCGCGCCACGGCATCGTCGCAACGCATTACGCCGATTTCCACGACCACCGGCCGACCTGA
- a CDS encoding M48 family metalloprotease has translation MKRFTLKAALAASLLFGTPFAAEARNILGDLLKAYQTYEQVNMMLWLTGDTKAEKRVGQEMKWFINLTSKKYKDPEANRWVGSVFDRVKGQFRDRGFDYNITVLNDSTVNAFAIPGGNIYIYKGMLDFIGSDDELAAVLAHELAHAERRHSLKQLRQNAAFQLLLQKAVKSGRDRDTWGQVVGALTMLKFSRDDEYEADEIGQTRLTNAGFNPLGQVVLWEKFVQKFGKGEKGLMQYLSTHPPSQDRVEKAKSRLVSLAPGSSTALSAAPGVPATQLAAADLTLSFNILSDTPENLLQNSSFETDLAKKGTPDAWTVKEGNVAFDREQAVTGRGSLCLTPESHLRPVRVVSEMIAVNPSEAYVLSGWMRSSDGAAKVSVGAEVYDKAKRLRGFIWPVLSGATVSTSWQAVEGTFSGNGAPGANLPKDAAFIRVLLQNGPISRGQVWFDDLRLRRATAPKTENLVDNGDFEYGDGNGVPRGVVAPAGQAARDLGQPKTGYASLRITGTDAGETTVELPPIPVSSLKEGQQLQGSFQFNGSGEIRARLLVELLDEAGNPLSRRLVERGFMTKPNLWQATGFKAVYQLQPEEKALVRSIGIKFAGAIPATGTLWLDNVVVR, from the coding sequence ATGAAACGGTTTACATTGAAAGCGGCGCTTGCGGCTTCGCTTCTGTTCGGAACCCCCTTCGCAGCGGAAGCCCGCAATATTCTCGGCGACCTGCTCAAGGCATACCAGACGTACGAGCAGGTGAACATGATGCTGTGGTTGACGGGCGACACGAAAGCCGAGAAGCGGGTCGGGCAGGAAATGAAATGGTTCATCAATCTGACCAGCAAGAAATACAAGGATCCCGAGGCCAATCGCTGGGTCGGCTCGGTGTTCGATCGCGTCAAGGGCCAGTTCCGCGACAGGGGCTTCGACTACAACATCACGGTTCTGAACGACAGCACCGTGAACGCGTTCGCCATTCCCGGAGGCAACATCTACATCTATAAAGGCATGCTCGATTTCATCGGTTCGGACGACGAACTGGCGGCGGTACTGGCTCACGAGCTCGCCCACGCCGAGCGGCGTCACTCCCTCAAGCAACTGCGGCAGAACGCGGCATTCCAGCTGCTGCTCCAGAAGGCTGTGAAAAGCGGCCGCGACCGCGACACCTGGGGCCAGGTCGTCGGGGCGCTCACGATGCTCAAATTCTCGCGCGACGACGAGTACGAAGCCGACGAGATCGGCCAGACCCGCCTCACGAACGCCGGATTCAATCCGCTCGGTCAGGTCGTCCTCTGGGAAAAGTTCGTCCAGAAGTTCGGCAAGGGTGAAAAGGGTCTCATGCAGTATTTGAGCACCCATCCGCCGTCCCAGGACCGCGTCGAGAAGGCCAAGAGCCGTCTCGTCTCGCTGGCCCCCGGCAGTTCCACCGCCCTCTCAGCCGCGCCCGGCGTTCCGGCGACACAGCTCGCCGCCGCCGATCTGACGCTTTCGTTCAACATCCTCTCGGACACCCCGGAAAATCTGCTTCAGAACAGCAGTTTCGAGACAGACCTCGCGAAAAAAGGCACGCCCGACGCCTGGACCGTGAAGGAAGGGAACGTTGCCTTCGACCGGGAACAGGCTGTCACCGGCCGCGGTTCGCTCTGCCTGACCCCCGAGTCCCATCTTCGGCCCGTGCGGGTCGTCTCGGAGATGATCGCGGTCAATCCGTCCGAAGCGTATGTGCTGTCGGGCTGGATGCGTTCGAGCGACGGCGCCGCGAAAGTCAGCGTCGGCGCCGAGGTATACGATAAGGCAAAGCGCCTGCGCGGCTTTATCTGGCCCGTGCTTTCGGGCGCCACGGTTTCGACCTCATGGCAGGCCGTCGAAGGCACGTTCTCCGGCAACGGGGCCCCGGGCGCGAACCTGCCGAAGGACGCCGCGTTCATCCGCGTCCTGCTCCAGAACGGTCCGATCTCGAGGGGCCAGGTCTGGTTCGACGATTTGCGCCTCCGCCGTGCGACGGCGCCCAAAACCGAGAATCTCGTCGACAACGGCGATTTCGAGTATGGCGACGGGAACGGCGTTCCGCGCGGCGTCGTCGCGCCGGCCGGCCAGGCGGCACGCGATCTCGGCCAGCCGAAAACCGGCTACGCCTCCCTGCGCATCACCGGAACCGACGCGGGCGAAACGACCGTCGAACTCCCGCCGATCCCCGTTTCCTCACTGAAGGAAGGGCAGCAACTCCAGGGCTCGTTCCAGTTCAACGGCTCGGGCGAGATACGCGCCCGCCTCCTGGTGGAACTTCTCGATGAAGCGGGAAATCCCCTCTCCAGGCGTCTCGTCGAACGCGGTTTCATGACGAAACCGAATCTCTGGCAGGCGACCGGCTTCAAGGCCGTGTATCAGCTCCAGCCGGAAGAAAAGGCCCTCGTCAGAAGCATCGGCATCAAGTTCGCGGGCGCGATCCCCGCGACGGGCACCCTCTGGCTCGACAACGTCGTCGTGCGCTGA
- a CDS encoding GNAT family N-acetyltransferase, whose amino-acid sequence MIRLVKPGDIPAWLELAREVEPLFGPMADSDDFRNGIRQVILDESAFCGETEGGTIGGIIALNRQRNEIAWLAVSSACRGRGIGRLLMETAMRELDSTAEILVQTFAAGIASGTSARALFTDFGFTDAEAAGKNLAGIDTVIMKRRPRSP is encoded by the coding sequence GTGATACGCTTGGTGAAACCCGGGGACATTCCCGCGTGGCTGGAGCTGGCGCGCGAGGTGGAGCCGCTGTTCGGCCCCATGGCGGACAGCGACGATTTTCGCAACGGCATCCGGCAGGTCATTCTCGACGAGAGCGCCTTCTGCGGCGAAACCGAAGGAGGAACGATCGGCGGCATCATCGCGCTCAATCGTCAAAGGAACGAGATTGCTTGGCTGGCCGTCTCCTCAGCCTGTCGCGGCAGGGGGATCGGGCGCCTGTTGATGGAAACGGCGATGCGGGAACTCGATTCGACGGCGGAGATCCTCGTGCAGACGTTTGCCGCAGGGATCGCATCCGGAACGAGCGCCCGTGCGCTCTTCACCGACTTCGGCTTCACCGATGCCGAGGCTGCCGGAAAAAACCTGGCCGGCATCGACACCGTGATCATGAAACGCCGTCCCCGGAGTCCGTGA
- the rsgA gene encoding ribosome small subunit-dependent GTPase A, translated as MSTNHDELKILGWSDWFETQAAGKPTMAIARVAAVDREQLLLVDPAGPFRAKLSGSFLHRHPLPHEHPCVGDWVCLERQPNDDFGMIHALLERRTALRRRAAGSGGDSQMIAANIDCAVIVQSCHYDFNLNRLERYLVMVMDGGAVPHILLTKTDLVGPDILAGQLAHIRAAGITAPVSTLSNMTGDGLAALEQLLEPGRTYCFVGSSGVGKSTLINHLVGRGRQETKAVSGTGEGRHTTVRRELIRLDGGALVIDNPGMREFGVCSAENGIESGYSDIASLSSGCRYRNCTHTGEPGCAVREAVQSGNLSSEHFDNYRKLCHESEFHQLSHAEKRKKDRDFGKFLKTAKKSFRDK; from the coding sequence ATGAGCACGAATCACGACGAGTTGAAGATTCTCGGGTGGAGCGACTGGTTTGAAACGCAAGCGGCAGGCAAGCCGACGATGGCGATAGCCCGTGTGGCGGCGGTCGATCGCGAGCAGCTGCTGCTCGTCGACCCGGCGGGCCCTTTCCGCGCGAAGCTGTCGGGAAGCTTTCTGCACCGGCATCCTCTGCCCCACGAGCATCCGTGCGTGGGCGACTGGGTCTGTCTGGAACGACAGCCAAACGATGACTTCGGCATGATCCATGCCCTGCTCGAGCGCAGGACTGCGCTTCGCCGGCGGGCGGCAGGCTCCGGGGGCGACTCCCAGATGATCGCCGCGAACATCGACTGCGCCGTGATCGTCCAGTCCTGCCACTACGACTTCAATCTCAACCGGCTGGAGCGCTACCTCGTCATGGTGATGGACGGCGGGGCCGTCCCGCACATCCTGCTCACCAAGACCGATCTCGTCGGCCCGGACATCCTGGCCGGCCAGCTGGCGCACATCCGTGCCGCCGGTATCACCGCCCCGGTTTCGACACTGAGCAACATGACGGGGGATGGCCTCGCAGCCCTCGAGCAGCTGCTCGAACCCGGAAGAACCTACTGTTTCGTCGGCTCGTCCGGCGTGGGCAAGAGCACCCTGATCAACCACCTCGTCGGCCGCGGCAGGCAGGAGACCAAGGCCGTGAGCGGAACGGGCGAGGGCCGCCACACGACGGTCCGGCGCGAGCTGATCCGTCTCGACGGCGGTGCGCTGGTCATCGACAACCCCGGCATGCGCGAGTTCGGCGTTTGCAGCGCGGAAAACGGCATCGAGAGCGGGTATTCCGACATCGCGAGCCTTTCCTCCGGCTGCCGGTACCGGAACTGCACCCACACGGGCGAGCCCGGCTGCGCCGTTCGCGAAGCCGTTCAATCGGGCAATCTCAGCAGCGAGCATTTCGATAACTATAGAAAGCTGTGCCACGAGTCGGAGTTCCATCAACTCTCCCACGCCGAAAAACGCAAGAAAGACCGCGACTTCGGCAAATTTCTGAAAACCGCCAAGAAGTCATTCAGGGACAAATGA
- a CDS encoding HAD-IC family P-type ATPase — protein MSIDSEEGLSDAEAQTRLARAGFNEIREEPAGLLQGILKRLWGPIPWMLEAALVFEVALGKVAGPALIAVWLLFSAILGGIQERRARNALDLLRSRLEVNSRVRRTGQWRLLPAREIVPGDLVHVRMGDIVPADMKIRNGTVEVDQSALTGESGAVPRSSGETIYSASTVRRGEASGTVIATGIHTYFGHAAELVRTASPAGHLDKLLFTVVRYLVSIDAVLAAILVAAVLWSGSPLLPLLPFFMVLVIATVPVTMPAAFTVANAVEARALVDEGVLVTGLSALQEAATMDVLCIDKTGTLTKNKESLATVLPFTGESENEILAWAAAACHEASQGAIERAILEVVKARSIPSLTRTKFVPFEPANKCSEAFVDRDGQTIHVILGSPLVIQKRSKPESELQEKIDALAASGARVLAVAAGPAGHLVVRGLLSLADSLRDDAAVLVDTLRQLGLKVIMVTGDTRATAQAVSHAVGLGDRFGLAEDAVNKPLEYDGFANFYPEEKFRLVQALQRSGRIAGMTGDGVNDAPALKQAEVGIAVQSASDVAKASAQIVLTVPGLQGIVSVVSGGRRVYRRMLTWTITKISRTVELAALLTFGYIATGFFVTPLELIAVIVVLNDIVTITLATDRVHGSSTPRQWNVREIAKIGGVLAGGWLILGFALLWVAMNVLKLPTPQVQTLVFVFLMYSAQTTIYINRVPGRFWSEAPSLFVAVATIGNAVLASILAACGILMAPVPLSLLGGTFGAVMGATVLLDQIKISVFQKTGLLGNPEPSDGGFQQRSH, from the coding sequence ATGTCTATCGATTCTGAGGAGGGGCTCTCCGATGCGGAGGCGCAAACACGCCTGGCCCGGGCTGGTTTCAACGAAATCCGGGAGGAGCCGGCCGGTCTTCTTCAAGGGATTCTGAAGCGCCTCTGGGGCCCAATTCCCTGGATGCTCGAAGCCGCACTCGTTTTTGAGGTGGCCCTGGGAAAAGTGGCCGGCCCGGCCTTGATCGCCGTCTGGCTGCTTTTCAGCGCGATTCTCGGAGGAATCCAGGAGCGTCGCGCCCGGAACGCGCTGGACCTCCTTCGCAGCCGCCTGGAAGTAAACTCCCGGGTTCGCCGCACGGGACAGTGGCGGCTTCTGCCTGCTCGGGAGATCGTTCCCGGCGACCTCGTTCACGTCAGGATGGGGGATATCGTCCCTGCCGACATGAAGATCCGGAACGGTACCGTGGAGGTCGATCAGTCCGCACTGACGGGTGAATCCGGCGCTGTTCCCCGTTCATCCGGTGAGACAATTTACTCGGCGTCCACCGTCCGTCGCGGCGAAGCTTCCGGAACGGTCATTGCAACAGGAATCCACACCTACTTTGGACATGCAGCGGAGTTGGTTCGGACCGCCAGCCCGGCAGGTCACCTCGACAAGCTCCTTTTCACCGTGGTCCGGTATCTGGTAAGCATCGATGCCGTTCTGGCCGCGATTCTCGTCGCGGCAGTCCTTTGGAGCGGGTCTCCCTTGCTTCCGCTTCTGCCCTTTTTCATGGTTCTCGTGATTGCAACGGTTCCGGTGACGATGCCTGCCGCCTTCACAGTTGCCAATGCGGTTGAGGCGCGTGCGTTGGTGGATGAGGGCGTTCTCGTGACCGGATTGTCGGCCCTTCAGGAAGCGGCGACCATGGACGTTCTTTGCATCGACAAGACCGGCACGCTGACGAAAAACAAGGAAAGCCTCGCTACCGTCCTCCCTTTCACCGGTGAGTCTGAAAACGAAATTCTTGCCTGGGCCGCCGCCGCCTGCCATGAAGCGTCCCAGGGGGCCATCGAACGGGCCATCCTCGAAGTGGTCAAAGCCCGGTCGATCCCCTCGCTGACCCGGACGAAGTTCGTCCCGTTCGAGCCTGCGAACAAGTGCTCCGAGGCGTTTGTCGACAGGGATGGACAGACGATCCACGTGATACTGGGCTCTCCTCTGGTGATTCAAAAACGTTCGAAGCCGGAGTCCGAACTCCAGGAAAAGATCGACGCTCTGGCCGCCTCCGGTGCCCGCGTCCTCGCAGTGGCGGCTGGCCCCGCAGGTCACCTGGTCGTGCGGGGCCTCCTGTCGTTGGCCGATTCGCTTCGTGACGATGCGGCGGTACTGGTAGACACCCTCCGCCAGCTTGGCCTCAAGGTGATCATGGTTACCGGGGATACCAGAGCTACTGCCCAGGCGGTCAGTCATGCCGTCGGCCTCGGAGACCGTTTCGGCCTTGCGGAAGATGCCGTGAACAAGCCGCTCGAATACGATGGCTTCGCCAATTTCTATCCCGAGGAAAAATTCCGTCTGGTACAAGCCCTTCAGCGTTCCGGCCGGATCGCGGGAATGACCGGGGACGGCGTGAATGACGCCCCCGCGCTGAAACAGGCGGAAGTCGGCATCGCCGTTCAATCGGCCTCGGATGTTGCCAAGGCTTCCGCGCAGATCGTTCTGACGGTTCCCGGGCTGCAAGGCATCGTTTCGGTGGTTTCGGGTGGCCGGCGGGTGTACAGGCGCATGCTGACCTGGACGATCACGAAGATCTCCCGAACGGTGGAACTCGCGGCACTGCTGACCTTTGGCTATATCGCCACCGGGTTCTTCGTGACCCCTCTGGAATTGATCGCCGTGATCGTTGTCCTGAACGATATCGTGACGATTACATTAGCGACCGACCGGGTTCATGGCTCTTCCACCCCCCGGCAATGGAACGTCCGGGAAATCGCCAAGATCGGTGGGGTTCTTGCCGGAGGGTGGCTGATCCTCGGATTCGCCCTTCTGTGGGTAGCGATGAACGTTCTGAAACTGCCCACTCCCCAGGTCCAGACCCTGGTTTTCGTCTTCCTCATGTATTCCGCGCAAACAACGATTTACATCAACCGCGTTCCGGGGCGATTCTGGTCGGAGGCCCCCAGTCTCTTCGTCGCCGTCGCAACGATTGGCAATGCCGTCTTGGCATCCATCCTGGCTGCTTGTGGCATTCTCATGGCTCCGGTTCCTCTCAGTCTGCTGGGGGGAACCTTTGGTGCCGTCATGGGCGCCACCGTCCTGCTCGACCAGATAAAGATCTCGGTGTTCCAAAAGACGGGGCTTCTGGGAAATCCTGAGCCTTCGGACGGAGGTTTCCAGCAACGTAGCCATTGA
- the selD gene encoding selenide, water dikinase SelD, with product MKTVLLLFRNTREVIKAEEACRRANLALQVIATPKYIASDCGMCLQLGEADTQRALEIIASLGIQARSQSDGVSFDLLTTVREGGCSAKLAPDLLVEALRRFPAPSDRRLLVGLDTCDDAGVFQVSDDIALIETTDFFPPICSDAYEFGQIAATNAMSDVFAMGGQVLTAMNLVMFPAAGIPMEVLGEILRGGQEKVVEAGGVIVGGHTIADSPPKYGLAVTGVVHPSRVIANSKGRPGQALILTKPLGTGVLVAGQRVGEAEPAQYRTALKSMKQLNGAGAEIMQKYGVTCATDVTGFGLLGHALHIARASRITLEFEAARLPALPGARALLELGCIPGGVFRNQAYVEKAAVFDGGVSQADRMLTLDPQTSGGLLMLISPDVAEPALADLHAAGFSSAALIGRSTALQEWFLRVS from the coding sequence ATGAAAACCGTCCTGCTGCTGTTCCGCAACACCCGCGAGGTCATCAAGGCCGAGGAGGCCTGCCGCCGGGCCAATCTCGCCCTCCAGGTGATCGCCACGCCGAAATATATCGCCTCCGATTGCGGCATGTGCCTGCAACTCGGAGAGGCCGATACGCAGCGGGCTCTCGAGATTATCGCATCACTGGGAATCCAGGCACGTTCGCAAAGCGACGGCGTGTCGTTCGATCTGCTCACCACCGTCAGGGAAGGCGGTTGCTCGGCGAAACTGGCTCCCGATCTGCTGGTCGAGGCGTTACGCCGCTTCCCCGCCCCTTCTGACCGGCGACTGCTGGTCGGCCTCGACACTTGTGATGATGCCGGTGTTTTCCAGGTCAGCGACGATATCGCGCTGATCGAAACGACCGATTTTTTCCCGCCGATCTGTTCAGATGCGTATGAATTTGGCCAGATTGCCGCCACCAACGCCATGAGCGACGTTTTCGCCATGGGCGGCCAGGTGCTGACGGCCATGAATCTGGTCATGTTTCCCGCGGCCGGCATTCCCATGGAGGTGCTTGGCGAGATCCTGCGAGGCGGGCAGGAGAAGGTCGTCGAAGCCGGCGGCGTGATCGTCGGCGGTCATACGATCGCCGATTCGCCGCCGAAATACGGGCTGGCCGTTACCGGCGTGGTTCACCCCTCGCGCGTGATCGCCAATTCCAAAGGACGACCGGGTCAGGCGTTGATTCTCACAAAACCGCTGGGAACCGGCGTTCTGGTGGCGGGTCAGCGGGTCGGAGAAGCCGAGCCTGCCCAGTACCGCACGGCGCTCAAGTCGATGAAACAACTCAACGGGGCCGGGGCAGAGATCATGCAGAAATACGGCGTGACCTGCGCCACCGACGTCACAGGCTTTGGCCTGCTCGGCCACGCGCTTCATATCGCCCGCGCCAGCCGCATCACACTCGAGTTCGAGGCAGCCCGACTGCCGGCGCTGCCGGGCGCGCGCGCATTGCTCGAACTCGGCTGCATCCCCGGAGGCGTATTCCGGAACCAGGCGTATGTCGAGAAAGCAGCCGTCTTCGACGGCGGAGTTTCCCAGGCCGATCGCATGCTCACCCTCGACCCGCAAACCTCGGGAGGTCTGCTGATGCTGATCTCCCCCGACGTCGCCGAGCCGGCCCTGGCCGATCTTCACGCGGCCGGTTTCTCATCTGCCGCACTGATCGGCCGGTCTACGGCTCTCCAGGAATGGTTTCTACGGGTTTCGTAG